AAAGCACAAACAAGGTGTTTTTATACCAGGGCATGGTCGAAGCAGTTTTAAAGAAATTGCGTAAGGCCATATCGGTATAACCCAGGGGTTCCTGTACCGGAAGAGGGCCTTTAGGGAATTTCCCCTGATACTCATCAGGCAGACGGAAGGGATGATGGGAAGATAAAGAGAAGAAACTGGCAAAGAAAGGTTGTTTCAGCGTGTTCATCGTATTCGCCATGTATTGCATGTACGGATCGTCCCAAATTCCCCATGTACCATCAGAATCACCCTTTTTCTGATATTCATTCTGGCCGAAATACTTTTTAATTCCGGCAAGGTGTGTGTAGGAAGAAAAGCCCATAGAGCCATTAGGCGCCCCATGAAAAAATGCAGTTTCGTAACCCTCGTCTCCCAACAGCTTGGCAATGCTGGTTGTTTTGTTGCCTGAATAGATGGAAAGTACGAAGGGTTCATTGATGGAAGGGATGCCGGTAATTACAGAAGGCAATGCATCTATGGATTTGCGTCCATTGGCAAAAGTATGTGTAAAGGTAAAGCTCTCCCCAACCAGGGAGTCCAGAAAAGGAGTATAACCCTTATATTTTCCACCCATGAGGTCTTTATTGAGACTGCCTACATGTTCCTTTCCCAGACTTTCAATAATCAGAAAAACCACATTTAACTTATTAAAGGCCGCAGTATCTGCCGGCTGGTGGATCGGATTATAGATCGCATTTAAAGTCTTTTCGTCAAAGTAGTTTACAGGCTTTAGTTTAGAAGCTTTCAATGTCCTGAAAATAGCAAATGGAGTGTTCAGGACCAGGCTCATCTGATCGGGGGTGTCTACATATTCGCCTGCATTGCTCAGCGTAATAGGCCTGGTTCCAAAGCCCCAGCCACCACGAACACCGGTAATACACATCAGGGCAATCATCAGCAATAATGCCGTATGTAAAACATACACAGGCCAGGTAAAACGAACTGTTTTTTTAACTTTTACCAATTGATAAAGTTTGCTGAAGATCCAGATGAATACAGCTAGCAATATCAACAGATACCAGTAGTCCTTTAAAAAATCGACAAAGAGCTTAAATTTATTCTGCTCATGACTGAACTGACCGAAAACTGTTGCGGTAGTTCTTTTTAACGTAAACTTATAATAGACAAAGTCGGCTAGATTGGCGATAATACCTATGCTATTGGTGATCAGGAACCACCATTTACAAAACTTTTGAAAACCCTCATTATAACGGAACGGAAAAGGAATAAGATGGAGCAGAATGTAAATCGCATTGATGTAGATTAATGCGGAAACGTCGAACTTTAATCCTCCCCAAAGGATATAGAGGTATTTTGGCAGCGTAATATTTTGAAAAAGGTCCTGGTTAAAAAGATAAAACCCGATTCTGCACAGGGTATATAGGAACAACAATATCAGGAAGCGATAGGCCAATACCAGATAGAGGTTAAGGCCTGTAGTGTCTTTTCTTTTCAAAGTCTTGATTTTAACACGGCAAATTTAAGTATTGATAACGATTTATTGATGTTAAATTAATAAGCCTTTCGTATATCACGAAAAAAGGGTCTGTTTTCCAGAAGAAAACAGACCCTTTTTGAATGGAATACGCTGACGAATGCCGCTTAGGAGAAATAAATATCTTTGAAATTCAACGTTTTTGTCGTGTCAATCCTTCTGTTAAAACGCTCTGGTTTAATCTCAGAAAGGGTATCAAAACCACAAGCCTCCATTAATTCTATGGTCGCATGAACAGTATTCTTATGGAAGTTAGCCACCCGGTGCTTTTTATCAGTTACATCAATTCCCTTAAACAGGCTCTTGTCCTGGGTAGCAATACCTACCGGACATTTACCGCTATCGCATTTCAAGGCCTGAATACAACCTAAAGCCATCATCATTCCCCTCGCACTGTAACAGGCATCTGCTCCAAGCGCAACCACCCTCATGATGTCAAATCCGGTAATGATTTTCCCTGAAGCCAGAATTTTAATGTCATCTCTAAGGCCATATTTTTTTAGGGAGGTGTTTACAAATGCAAGGGCATCCAGTAATGGCATCCCCACATAGTCGGTATATTCAAGAGGTGCTGCTCCGGTTCCACCTTCTGCACCATCTATGGTAATAAAATCGGGAGAAATCCTGGTCAGCGACATGGCTTCACAGATGTCAATAAATTCCTGTTTACTTCCGATACATAATTTAAACCCTACAGGTTTACCTCCTGACAGCTCGCGCAATTGCTGAATAAAGCGCATCAGGCCAGTTGCATTAGAGAAAGTGCTGTGAGCGGGAGGGGACAGGATAGTCGTCCCAGCCACCACGTTTCTGATCTCTGCAATTTCAGGGGTATTTTTAGCGGCCGGTAAAATACCACCATGTCCTGGTTTTGCACCCTGGGATAATTTTAACTCAATCATCCTGACATATTCTCTTTTAGAGTTCTTTTGAAATAAAGCTGGATCAAATTTTCCTTCCGCGTCCCGGCATCCGAAATATCCGGTACCTACCTGCCAGATCAGGTCGCCACCACCTTTAACGTGATAAGGACTGATTCCTCCTTCGCCGGTATTGTGTGCAAACTTATTGAGATTTGCGCCATTACTTAGCGATTGGATGGCTGTTTTGCTCAATGCACCAAAACTCATGGCTCCAATGTTCAGGATGCTCAGGTTGTAAGGCTGTAAACAATTTTGCCCGCCTACCTTCACCCGAAGGTCCATATTGGTTAATTTTTTAGGGTAAATACTGTGTGATACCCATTCGTATCCTTCCTGATAAGGGTCTACCTGCATACCAAAAGCAACAGTTTCTCTTTCATTCTTTGCCCTTTGGTAAACAATAGAGCGTTGGCGACGGTTAAAAGGTTTTCCGTCCAGTTCGGATTCGAAAAAATACTGACGCATCTCTGGTCTGATAGACTCGAAGAAATAACGTAGCCGGCCAATAACCGGGTAATTGCGCAATACTGCATGTTTCGACTGAAATCGGTCGTAAGCCAAAGCGGTAACCAGAATAATCGGCAATGCGATCAATAGATAGAATGCCGATTTTTGGTAAAACGCATTCACGATTAAAGCTACAATGCCTAGTAAGGCGATCCAAAGAAATACTGTTCCAAGTAAGGAACGAAATTCTTTTTGTTTCATAAATTGAGGATAAATAAAAGAAAAATGATCATCCTGATAGGAATATGATTTAAGAATCTTATACCTTCAGTATGATTTAAATGATGATTTTGATAAATGAACAGGCCCCTGAATCAGATAATCTTAAGGTGAAAGATTCGGGGCAAAGAGAATAAAGTCTCTACAGGTACTCTGGAAGGCGAAGCCAAAGGCATAATTGTCTCTAACATATCGGCGGAAACGCCTATACACAGTTATATATTTACCCTCACTTGCTTTCATTGGGGCAAAGCTCGGCACCTTTTTCCTCAATTCAAAGCAATTCAAGGTTATTTAATTGTAAATAATTAATCCGGAAGGGATACAAAGTCAATGACCGCAGTGTAGCGATAGCGTTTATGAGACTGAATACTCAAGCCTACTGTATTCAATTTTGAAGAGGTATTCAGAAGGATTTTTCGGTGCCCCAGGTCGGCAACACCTTTGTCCAGCAATAACATACATATATTAGATAAGCCGGAACTAAAACCAAAAGCCAGACATTCCCCATTGGATTTATTAGGATATACCGCTCCGATACGCTGGGCAACTGAGCGTCCGTCGCTGGATTTATGACCGGTAAAATTATTTCTGTTCAGGTCCTTTCCATGAGCTCTGGCGATTCTGCTTAATGCTTCATCGGGCCAGAATACGGGAAAATTCTTAACATTCTCCAGATCCCTGCGCAGACTTCTGTAATAACTGCTGTTTCTGCTCACCTTTACTTCCTCGTAGTTTCCGTATTGCTGCATTTCCTGGTTGTGTGCATCCACAAATTCCTGGAAATAAGTATCGAAAAATCTTGCCCCATCCATTCTGGCCAGGTTCATGTAAATGACCATGTCTTTTTCTTCGGCAGTAAGATAATCGGCATTGCCGGCAGTATTGGCCATTCTCAATTCTTCTCTTGTCCAGCTGTCGTCCGGATCTGATCTTTGAACTGCATTTGGAGAGAGTAGGGGAAATAAGAGACAAAGGGTGACTGTAATTATTTTCATTCGTATTTATTATTCCTAAGCGCTAGGGTGATAAAGCGTTTATCAGCGTTTTAACGCAAAAAACCGGCCATATTGTATAATATATGGCGTATTATTTAATGAGGTACAGGATTGCCTGATAAAGAAAAAGGATGTCTTTTTGGGACATCCTTTTTCTCTGACACGGCATTGATCCTAAAATCTGTAGCTTATTGTTGTCATAAATTGTCTTGGAGGAATAGGGTTGATACTATAGTTCTCATGAACATAGTAGTTGAGCGTATTGCCTATGTTCGAAACTTTAGCCAGAAGGGATAATTTCTTAAAGCTATATCCTGCAGTAAAATCAAATGTGGTGAAATCTCCAACAGGGATCAGACGTGAGCCGGTAGGGCTGGTCAAATCAGCATAAGTATTGTTCCATCCTGCCATACGTTTACCGGTATAGAAGGCGGAAGCTCCCAGTTTAAGTCCTTTTACCGCTCCTTCACTAAAGGTGTAAAATAAAGTTCCATTGGCCGTGTGAGCGGTATTTCCTACAATGCGTTCTCCGACAACATTGTTTACCGGTTTTCCTGGTGTTTTGGTATAACGCATAAAGTTATAGCTATAACCTGCAAGGAAATTTAATCCGGAAACGATGGTTCCTGAAAGGTCAATTTCTAATCCGTCACTGGTCGTTTCTCCTGCAAATTCTCTGGCTGCGGTTGGTTCGTTATTCGGTAACACCACTGCTTGTGCGAAATCATGGTTGATGATTTTATACAAAGACAGGTTAGCCGTAATCTTTCCGTCAAACAACTCATTTTTAACACCTACTTCATACTGATCAATGATGGAGGCCTTCATGTTGTCACCGTTGATGTCAACGCCGCTATTTGGCGAAAAGTTATTGGAATAGCTGGCAAAAACAGAGGTAGTTTTTAAAGGTTGATAAACAAGACCTACTCTGGGAGAAAAAGCCTGTTCGTATCTGGCACGCACCGTTGTTGATTTTGCCGTTTCTCCCGTAGATACGGTATGTATTTTCGGAACGCCTACTGCCTGATAAGAATAACGCAGACCAGCGAGTACTTTAATCTTTTCAGATAAGGCAATTAAATCCTGGAAATATAAACCAACACGATCGGTAGGGGTTTTTGATGAGGACAATATTTGCGTATCCGGCATATCTGTTCTTGGCACGAACTTATTAGGGTCAAGAGTATTGATTTTATCGTAAACAGCACTAGTGGACAGATTAAAGGTATTCGTTAAATTCATATACCTGTCTCCATCCACACCTACTAATAAAGTATGTTTTACAGATCCGGTATTGAAAATACCGTTTAAGTTGATCTGCCCGGTATAGTAGTCTTCTGATGTTTTCTGGCGACTCAATTTACGTTCCCAGTCACCGATCTCAGAAGCCTGGATTCTCTCTGAAGAGAAATAGTTTCTGTCAAACGACTGGAAGGATCCGATCGCATTTAATTTCCAGTTGGCGTTAAACTGATGGTTCAGTTCTGCAGATGCCGTAGCTTGTTTTCCTTTATTGTAAGCCCAAACTGTGTTGAAAAATTCAGAACGTCCAATTGTAGTCGGGATTTTTCCGCCTAAAGAACCGATTCCAAAATCAGGAGTCAGGTCGTATTCCAGGTAATCACCCTGAACTAAAAGGCTGGTTTTTTCACTGATGTTATATAGTAATGAAGGATTGACATAGTAGCGGTCAGACTTTACGGTGTTTCTAAAGCTCTTTGCATTTTCATATGTTCCAATCACACGGAAAGCAAGGTCTTTACTGATAGGTCCGTAAATATCAGCACTGGGTTTGTAAAAATCGTAACTGCCTGCACGCATGGAAACTTCAGCGCCGTATTCGAATTTAGGTTTTTTGGTTACCATATTGATGACCGCTCCGCTGCTTACATTTCCGTAAAGTAATGCAGCACTACCTTTTAATACTTCTATGCTTTCCAGTGTACTGGTTTCAGGTAAAGAACCTGAATTTGTTCTGGCACCGTTTTTAAAATAGTTATTGGCTCCAAGGCTATAACCGCGAGCGAAAAAATTCTCTCCGGTAGTTCCTCTTGTTGTTCCAAGGGCTATACCGTTTACATTTTTCAATACATCACTTAACCTGCTTGCCTGCTGATCTGTAATGGTCTGGCTGCTGATAATCTGAATGGATTGTGGCAAATCTTTTGGAGCAATGGCAATCTTACCCATTGCAGCTGGCTTGAGATTCTGACTGTGTGTACCTGCGATAATTACCTCATTCAATTCTGAGGAGTTTTCGGACAGGATAAAGTCAACTTTGGTAGTTTGACCTTCTGTTACGATTACCTTTTGCGATTGCACCTGTAAACCTACATAAGAAGTCTTTACGGTGTATTCACCGGATTTTAAATTATGGAAACTAAAAGTTCCATCCTCTTTTGTCAGGGTTCTTCTGTTGTTTTCCACAATCTGAACGTTAACATATCCGGCAGGTTTTCCATCATTGGAGCTTACTTTTCCGGTAATACTTCCCCTGGCAGGGACCGACGCAAGTTGTGCAAATGTGTTTACAGATAAAAAAAGGAGCACTGTAATGCTGAGTAGTTTGTAAAAGTGTTTCATTGGCTTATTTAGACTTAATCTAACGAGCGGCAAATGTACTTTCTGATTTTGATATGACCAAATTTATCTGGATTAATTTTAAATAGACAGCTGTTTGAAAGTTAAATATGGCTTTAAGTGCCAATAGGGGAGGATAGAAAAAATAATAATAAAATATTTTTAAGCAGATATAATAATCTGAATGGATGAGCGTCTATATATGTGAGAGCGTTAATTTAAACGGGGCGGCTTCGGACGAAGCTTCCCCGTTTTCCTTTTTAGGACATCTGGCAGCTATCGCTGCAGAATCTGTGTTATTCTTATTTTGTTTCTTTATTATTAACAAAAATAAGTTTAGGGTTTCATTTTTTTTGACTAATTTGTTGGAACTGGTCAAGAATACATAAAATCATCCCCTATGAAGCTTAATCAACCGGTATTTTATATCGCACTCAGTTTATTTCTATGCCCCTTTATCATCAGGGCCCAGGGAATTGATATTCCCGTTACCTCTAAAACAAAACTCAATTTCTCGGGAATGCTCCAAAGTCAGTTTAATTATTCTCTGGATGATGATGTTGATGTTAAAGGGGTACACCATGCTGAAAAAGGACAATTTGCACACAACTCTTTTTCCGTTAAACGGGCAAGGTTACAGCTCAATGCTACGATCAGTGACCGTATCAATGCAGTTATTTTAGTCAATTTTGGTGATTTTACGGGAAATCCTGAAAATAAAGTGCTGGAAAATGCCTTTATTAAATATAGTGTCAATGACTATGTGAACTTTCAGTTCGGACAATTTCGTCCGCAATTCGGACAGGAAGACAATTACCCGGTAGATTTTGTGCAATCTATAGATTATTCCAATCAGTATTACCTGTTTGGAGGCAATAGCTGGCAAAGTTTCCAGATTGGTGCCAGTTTCTCCGGACAGATCAGGGACATTGCTGTTCCCATTCAATATGCTATTGGCATATTTAACGGAAACAACCGGAACACGGTAGACAATGATGATGGCAAAATCATCCCGGCAAGATTGGTTTTTGGATTGAGCAGGCAAACTCATCTAGGCCTTAGTGCAGGTGCAGGAAAAAATATGGGACAGAAGATCTGGGCCTATGGTGTTGATGTCGATTATAAAAAGCAACTCAATGAAAAATGGGGTGTTCAACTCATTTCTGAATATAAACAAGGCATCAACAGTCAACAGTTTTTTAAACAGACAGAACCATTAATCCCTATCAGCAGATATGCCATGAGGGGAATTTATGTGCTCCCGAATGTCAGCTATAGCTTTAAGAACACCCGTTTAAAAGACCTTGAATTTGCCTTCCGTTATGAATACCTTGATGCGGACTTTAAACAGTCAGGAAATGCCAGACAAAGTTATATCCCTATGATAAGTGCTTCCTTTGCTGAAGCCTATGCAATCCGGGTACAGCTGGGGCTTCAGATGGACCGGTTTCAGGAAAACATTCCAAACACAACAGAATACAATACCAATAGAGTGATCTGCCAGGTGCAGGCAAGGTTCTAACCTAAAAATTCCCAATTTTATGCAAGAAATTAACTACAAAATGATGCTGGTTACCCTGGTCTTTGGGGTAATTATTTGGTTTATTCCTGTGCCGGAAGGTGTTAAGCCCGAAGCCTGGCATTTACTGGCCATTTTTCTGGGAACGATCCTCGGGATCATCCTAAAAGCGGCTTCTATGGGGACCATGTCAATGATTGCCATTGCAACAGTCGCCCTCTCGGGTGTATTGGCACCGGGAGATCCGGGTAAATCCATTTCTCTGGCCTTAAGCAGCTTTGGAGATAAGGTCATCTGGCTGATCGGCATTTCTTTCTTTATTGCTCGCGGGTTTATCAAAACAGGATTAGGAAGCAGAATTGCCTATCTTTTTATCCGTGTATTTGGACGTAGCTCCCTCGGTTTAGGTTATGGCTTAGGCTTGGCTGATCTGGTGCTCGCACCAGCTATTCCAAGCAATACAGCCCGGGGCGGGGGAATCATCTACCCGATTATGAAATCTATGGCCCTGAATTTTGATTCCGTTCCTGAAAAGCCGGAAACGCACAGAAGACTGGGCGCTTACCTGACGTTAAACAGTTACAACATCAACTTGATTACTTCGGCAATGTTTCTTACCGGAACAGCAAGCAATCCGATGTGCCAGAAGTTTGCAGCAGACCTTGGAATTCACATCACCTGGATGTCCTGGATGTGGGCTGCGATTGTTCCGGGAATCATTTCTCTGATTGCCGTGCCTTATATTATCTATAAAATCTATCCTCCGGAAATTAAGTCTACCAATGGGGCGACAAAAATGGCGACAGAAAAATTGAAAGAAATGGGCGGAGTAACGCGTAATGAATGGCTTATGCTGACTGCTTTTTTTGTCTTGCTTTTTTTATGGATTACCGGTGATCTTTTTAAAATTGATGCAACCACGACTGCTTTTATCGGTCTGGTGTTTTTACTTCTTTCACAGGTGCTGACCTGGGAAGATGTGAAAAGTGAAAAAGGAGCCTGGGATACCATCGTCTGGTTTTCTGCCCTGGTGATGATGGGTAGTGCACTCAACCAGCTTGGCTTAATCCCATGGTTCAGTAATCTGGTGAAAGCAAAAATAGGAGGGATGAGCTGGACAATGGCCTTTCCAATTATTATTCTTGTTTACTATTATAGCCATTACCTGTTTGCGAGTGCAACTGCGCATGTTGCCTCTATGTATGCCGCACTATTGGGGGTAGGCGTAACAATAGGTATTCCGCCAATGCTCCTGGCCTTATCTCTTGGATATTGCGGAGGGATATTCG
This region of Pedobacter steynii genomic DNA includes:
- a CDS encoding CAP domain-containing protein — encoded protein: MKIITVTLCLLFPLLSPNAVQRSDPDDSWTREELRMANTAGNADYLTAEEKDMVIYMNLARMDGARFFDTYFQEFVDAHNQEMQQYGNYEEVKVSRNSSYYRSLRRDLENVKNFPVFWPDEALSRIARAHGKDLNRNNFTGHKSSDGRSVAQRIGAVYPNKSNGECLAFGFSSGLSNICMLLLDKGVADLGHRKILLNTSSKLNTVGLSIQSHKRYRYTAVIDFVSLPD
- a CDS encoding LTA synthase family protein, with protein sequence MKRKDTTGLNLYLVLAYRFLILLFLYTLCRIGFYLFNQDLFQNITLPKYLYILWGGLKFDVSALIYINAIYILLHLIPFPFRYNEGFQKFCKWWFLITNSIGIIANLADFVYYKFTLKRTTATVFGQFSHEQNKFKLFVDFLKDYWYLLILLAVFIWIFSKLYQLVKVKKTVRFTWPVYVLHTALLLMIALMCITGVRGGWGFGTRPITLSNAGEYVDTPDQMSLVLNTPFAIFRTLKASKLKPVNYFDEKTLNAIYNPIHQPADTAAFNKLNVVFLIIESLGKEHVGSLNKDLMGGKYKGYTPFLDSLVGESFTFTHTFANGRKSIDALPSVITGIPSINEPFVLSIYSGNKTTSIAKLLGDEGYETAFFHGAPNGSMGFSSYTHLAGIKKYFGQNEYQKKGDSDGTWGIWDDPYMQYMANTMNTLKQPFFASFFSLSSHHPFRLPDEYQGKFPKGPLPVQEPLGYTDMALRNFFKTASTMPWYKNTLFVLCADHATVSYLPEYQNTPGYFSIPILFYRPGGTLKGKTDKLVQQMDIMPTVLNYLHYNKPYFSMGFDAFDKKTDNFVVNNNDGSFNFYMGDYYLVNDGKENLALYNLKTDRLVQHNLLKTEPLIAEKLEKNLKAFRQQYNNRMIENKLTFK
- a CDS encoding FMN-binding glutamate synthase family protein encodes the protein MKQKEFRSLLGTVFLWIALLGIVALIVNAFYQKSAFYLLIALPIILVTALAYDRFQSKHAVLRNYPVIGRLRYFFESIRPEMRQYFFESELDGKPFNRRQRSIVYQRAKNERETVAFGMQVDPYQEGYEWVSHSIYPKKLTNMDLRVKVGGQNCLQPYNLSILNIGAMSFGALSKTAIQSLSNGANLNKFAHNTGEGGISPYHVKGGGDLIWQVGTGYFGCRDAEGKFDPALFQKNSKREYVRMIELKLSQGAKPGHGGILPAAKNTPEIAEIRNVVAGTTILSPPAHSTFSNATGLMRFIQQLRELSGGKPVGFKLCIGSKQEFIDICEAMSLTRISPDFITIDGAEGGTGAAPLEYTDYVGMPLLDALAFVNTSLKKYGLRDDIKILASGKIITGFDIMRVVALGADACYSARGMMMALGCIQALKCDSGKCPVGIATQDKSLFKGIDVTDKKHRVANFHKNTVHATIELMEACGFDTLSEIKPERFNRRIDTTKTLNFKDIYFS
- a CDS encoding porin; its protein translation is MKLNQPVFYIALSLFLCPFIIRAQGIDIPVTSKTKLNFSGMLQSQFNYSLDDDVDVKGVHHAEKGQFAHNSFSVKRARLQLNATISDRINAVILVNFGDFTGNPENKVLENAFIKYSVNDYVNFQFGQFRPQFGQEDNYPVDFVQSIDYSNQYYLFGGNSWQSFQIGASFSGQIRDIAVPIQYAIGIFNGNNRNTVDNDDGKIIPARLVFGLSRQTHLGLSAGAGKNMGQKIWAYGVDVDYKKQLNEKWGVQLISEYKQGINSQQFFKQTEPLIPISRYAMRGIYVLPNVSYSFKNTRLKDLEFAFRYEYLDADFKQSGNARQSYIPMISASFAEAYAIRVQLGLQMDRFQENIPNTTEYNTNRVICQVQARF
- a CDS encoding TonB-dependent receptor — encoded protein: MKHFYKLLSITVLLFLSVNTFAQLASVPARGSITGKVSSNDGKPAGYVNVQIVENNRRTLTKEDGTFSFHNLKSGEYTVKTSYVGLQVQSQKVIVTEGQTTKVDFILSENSSELNEVIIAGTHSQNLKPAAMGKIAIAPKDLPQSIQIISSQTITDQQASRLSDVLKNVNGIALGTTRGTTGENFFARGYSLGANNYFKNGARTNSGSLPETSTLESIEVLKGSAALLYGNVSSGAVINMVTKKPKFEYGAEVSMRAGSYDFYKPSADIYGPISKDLAFRVIGTYENAKSFRNTVKSDRYYVNPSLLYNISEKTSLLVQGDYLEYDLTPDFGIGSLGGKIPTTIGRSEFFNTVWAYNKGKQATASAELNHQFNANWKLNAIGSFQSFDRNYFSSERIQASEIGDWERKLSRQKTSEDYYTGQINLNGIFNTGSVKHTLLVGVDGDRYMNLTNTFNLSTSAVYDKINTLDPNKFVPRTDMPDTQILSSSKTPTDRVGLYFQDLIALSEKIKVLAGLRYSYQAVGVPKIHTVSTGETAKSTTVRARYEQAFSPRVGLVYQPLKTTSVFASYSNNFSPNSGVDINGDNMKASIIDQYEVGVKNELFDGKITANLSLYKIINHDFAQAVVLPNNEPTAAREFAGETTSDGLEIDLSGTIVSGLNFLAGYSYNFMRYTKTPGKPVNNVVGERIVGNTAHTANGTLFYTFSEGAVKGLKLGASAFYTGKRMAGWNNTYADLTSPTGSRLIPVGDFTTFDFTAGYSFKKLSLLAKVSNIGNTLNYYVHENYSINPIPPRQFMTTISYRF
- a CDS encoding anion permease; translated protein: MQEINYKMMLVTLVFGVIIWFIPVPEGVKPEAWHLLAIFLGTILGIILKAASMGTMSMIAIATVALSGVLAPGDPGKSISLALSSFGDKVIWLIGISFFIARGFIKTGLGSRIAYLFIRVFGRSSLGLGYGLGLADLVLAPAIPSNTARGGGIIYPIMKSMALNFDSVPEKPETHRRLGAYLTLNSYNINLITSAMFLTGTASNPMCQKFAADLGIHITWMSWMWAAIVPGIISLIAVPYIIYKIYPPEIKSTNGATKMATEKLKEMGGVTRNEWLMLTAFFVLLFLWITGDLFKIDATTTAFIGLVFLLLSQVLTWEDVKSEKGAWDTIVWFSALVMMGSALNQLGLIPWFSNLVKAKIGGMSWTMAFPIIILVYYYSHYLFASATAHVASMYAALLGVGVTIGIPPMLLALSLGYCGGIFGTLTHYGHGPAPVFFGSTFVDVKDWWSRGFILSIVFLIIWMGLGGLWWKVIGLY